One part of the Humulus lupulus chromosome 9, drHumLupu1.1, whole genome shotgun sequence genome encodes these proteins:
- the LOC133800475 gene encoding uncharacterized protein LOC133800475 isoform X2, with protein MKKPESHRTYPSRDTNTVPGNELWTDGLICAFEFIRGQNKSTNSKPGSKTPHRQHINVDNQSRVRVPSNGIAETSIPKLDRNKVVEAASVTEQRANVIASFDDDKGSPVHQLGQLQSSERYDGSHWVPIGWGRIFELVQTVQVDDGWATQLLDSMDDEYNFTVAELAAPYWERPAGPVWWCHVSAGHPSIDGWLGNAQWLHPAISLALRDESKLISDKMKHLLYEVPVRVAGGLLFELLGQSAGDPFIDEDDIPVVLRSWQAQNFLVTVLHLKGPVSNINVLGITEVQELLAAGGYHTPRTVHEIIAQLTSRLTRWDDRLFRKSIFGAADEIELKFVNRRNQEDLNLFSVILNQEITRLSRQVIRVKWSLHAREEIVFELLQHLRGNTTRTLLEGIRKSTREMIEEQEAVRGRLFTIQDVMQSTVRAWLQDRSLRVTHNLAVFGGCGLVLSIITGLFGINVDGIPGAQSTPYAFGLFAALLFGVGIILIIMGLIYLGLKQPITEAQVQVRKMELQELVKMFQHEAETHAQLERHGETVEEGNGTHDNPKVIRHDNPV; from the exons ATGAAGAAACCCGAAAGCCATAGAACTTATCCAAGTAGAGATACCAATACCGTGCCTGGAAATGAACTCTGGACTGATGGACTTATTTGTGCTTTTGAATTTATTAGAGGTCAAAATAAATCAACCAACTCAAAACCTGGCtctaaaaccccacatagacaaCATATCAATGTGGATAATCAGTCAAGGGTGCGTGTGCCTTCTAATGGTATCGCTGAGACTTCAATTCCAAAGCTAGATAGGAACAAAGTAGTGGAGGCTGCATCCGTAACTGAGCAAAGAGCCAATGTTATTGCTTCGTTCGATGATGACAAAGGTAGTCCGGTTCATCAGCTAGGACAACTTCAAAGCTCTGAAAGATATGATGGTAGCCACTGGGTACCTATTGGGTGGGGTAGGATTTTCGAGCTTGTACAGACTGTACAAGTTGATGATGGATGGGCAACTCAGCTGCTCGATTCCATGGATGATGAATACAACTTCACTGTTGCAGAGTTAGCTGCTCCGTACTGGGAGCGTCCAGCAGGGCCTGTATGGTGGTGCCATGTGTCTGCAGGTCACCCCTCTATTGACGGTTGGCTCGGTAATGCTCAGTGGTTACATCCTGCCATTAGTTTGGCATTGAGAGATGAGAGTAAACTGATAAGTGACAAAATGAAACACCTACTTTATgag GTCCCAGTAAGAGTTGCTGGAGGACTGTTATTTGAGCTGTTGGGACAATCAGCTGGTGATCCATTCATTGATGAAGATGACATCCCTGTTGTGCTTCGATCGTGGCAAGCACAGAACTTTTTAGTTACTGTACTGCATCTAAAAGGACCTGTGTCAAACATAAATGTGCTGGGTATTACAGAAGTTCAG GAACTTCTTGCTGCTGGAGGTTATCATACACCAAGAACAGTGCATGAAATCATAGCACAACTTACTTCTCGACTAACTCGATGGGATGATAG GTTATTTCGTAAATCCATATTTGGTGCAGCAGATGAAATCGAATTGAAGTTTGTGAACAG GAGGAACCAAGAGGATTTGAATCTTTTTAGTGTAATTCTAAACCAAGAAATCACAAGGTTATCAAGACAG GTTATCAGAGTAAAGTGGTCACTTCATGCCAGAGAAGAGATAGTGTTTGAGCTTCTCCAACATTTGAGAGGAAACACAACAAGAACCTTGCTAGAAGGAATAAGAAAGAGTACAAGAGAAATGATTGAGGAGCAAGAAGCTGTTCGTGGCCGGCTTTTTACCATTCAAGATGTGATGCAGAGCACCGTCCGCGCATGGTTGCAG GACAGAAGCCTTAGAGTAACACACAACCTGGCCGTCTTTGGTGGCTGCGGCCTAGTTCTTTCCATAATCACCGGGCTATTTGGAATCAATGTTGATGGAATCCCTGGTGCGCAGAGTACGCCATATGCGTTCGGTCTATTTGCAGCCCTCCTGTTCGGTGTGGGAATCATCCTAATTATAATGGGGTTGATTTATCTTGGATTGAAACAACCCATCACCGAAGCACAGGTCCAAGTTAGGAAGATGGAGCTACAAGAGCTGGTCAAGATGTTTCAGCATGAGGCAGAAACTCATGCCCAG TTGGAAAGACATGGAGAGACTGTGGAAGAAGGGAATGGTACTCATGATAACCCCAAAGTGATTAGACATGATAATCCAGTTTAG
- the LOC133801058 gene encoding small ribosomal subunit protein eS19x-like produces the protein MASAKTVKDVSPHEFIQAYAAHLKRSGKVELPEYTDLVKTARFKELAPYDPDWYYVRAASVARKIYLRGGLGVGSFRRIYGGSKRNGSRPPHFCRSSGAVLRHILQQLQKTNILDIDPKGGRKITSNGRRDLDQVAGRILIAP, from the coding sequence ATGGCAAGTGCAAAAACAGTCAAGGATGTTTCTCCACACGAGTTCATCCAGGCATACGCTGCCCATCTAAAGCGATCGGGCAAGGTTGAGCTTCCAGAGTACACTGATCTTGTAAAGACTGCAAGATTCAAGGAGTTGGCTCCATATGATCCAGATTGGTACTATGTGAGAGCTGCCTCTGTTGCCAGGAAGATCTACCTGAGAGGTGGTCTTGGTGTTGGTTCATTTCGGAGGATCTATGGTGGGAGCAAGAGGAATGGAAGTCGTCCTCCTCACTTCTGCAGGAGCAGCGGCGCTGTTCTTAGGCACATACTGCAACAACTGCAAAAGACAAACATCCTTGACATTGATCCCAAGGGAGGAAGGAAAATTACTTCCAATGGTCGAAGGGATCTTGACCAAGTTGCAGGAAGGATTCTCATTGCTCCATGA
- the LOC133800475 gene encoding uncharacterized protein LOC133800475 isoform X1, whose amino-acid sequence MKKPESHRTYPSRDTNTVPGNELWTDGLICAFEFIRGQNKSTNSKPGSKTPHRQHINVDNQSRVRVPSNGIAETSIPKLDRNKVVEAASVTEQRANVIASFDDDKGSPVHQLGQLQSSERYDGSHWVPIGWGRIFELVQTVQVDDGWATQLLDSMDDEYNFTVAELAAPYWERPAGPVWWCHVSAGHPSIDGWLGNAQWLHPAISLALRDESKLISDKMKHLLYEVPVRVAGGLLFELLGQSAGDPFIDEDDIPVVLRSWQAQNFLVTVLHLKGPVSNINVLGITEVQELLAAGGYHTPRTVHEIIAQLTSRLTRWDDRLFRKSIFGAADEIELKFVNRRNQEDLNLFSVILNQEITRLSRQVIRVKWSLHAREEIVFELLQHLRGNTTRTLLEGIRKSTREMIEEQEAVRGRLFTIQDVMQSTVRAWLQDRSLRVTHNLAVFGGCGLVLSIITGLFGINVDGIPGAQSTPYAFGLFAALLFGVGIILIIMGLIYLGLKQPITEAQVQVRKMELQELVKMFQHEAETHAQVRNKVSRNNLPPTAGDFFSSNADYVLIQ is encoded by the exons ATGAAGAAACCCGAAAGCCATAGAACTTATCCAAGTAGAGATACCAATACCGTGCCTGGAAATGAACTCTGGACTGATGGACTTATTTGTGCTTTTGAATTTATTAGAGGTCAAAATAAATCAACCAACTCAAAACCTGGCtctaaaaccccacatagacaaCATATCAATGTGGATAATCAGTCAAGGGTGCGTGTGCCTTCTAATGGTATCGCTGAGACTTCAATTCCAAAGCTAGATAGGAACAAAGTAGTGGAGGCTGCATCCGTAACTGAGCAAAGAGCCAATGTTATTGCTTCGTTCGATGATGACAAAGGTAGTCCGGTTCATCAGCTAGGACAACTTCAAAGCTCTGAAAGATATGATGGTAGCCACTGGGTACCTATTGGGTGGGGTAGGATTTTCGAGCTTGTACAGACTGTACAAGTTGATGATGGATGGGCAACTCAGCTGCTCGATTCCATGGATGATGAATACAACTTCACTGTTGCAGAGTTAGCTGCTCCGTACTGGGAGCGTCCAGCAGGGCCTGTATGGTGGTGCCATGTGTCTGCAGGTCACCCCTCTATTGACGGTTGGCTCGGTAATGCTCAGTGGTTACATCCTGCCATTAGTTTGGCATTGAGAGATGAGAGTAAACTGATAAGTGACAAAATGAAACACCTACTTTATgag GTCCCAGTAAGAGTTGCTGGAGGACTGTTATTTGAGCTGTTGGGACAATCAGCTGGTGATCCATTCATTGATGAAGATGACATCCCTGTTGTGCTTCGATCGTGGCAAGCACAGAACTTTTTAGTTACTGTACTGCATCTAAAAGGACCTGTGTCAAACATAAATGTGCTGGGTATTACAGAAGTTCAG GAACTTCTTGCTGCTGGAGGTTATCATACACCAAGAACAGTGCATGAAATCATAGCACAACTTACTTCTCGACTAACTCGATGGGATGATAG GTTATTTCGTAAATCCATATTTGGTGCAGCAGATGAAATCGAATTGAAGTTTGTGAACAG GAGGAACCAAGAGGATTTGAATCTTTTTAGTGTAATTCTAAACCAAGAAATCACAAGGTTATCAAGACAG GTTATCAGAGTAAAGTGGTCACTTCATGCCAGAGAAGAGATAGTGTTTGAGCTTCTCCAACATTTGAGAGGAAACACAACAAGAACCTTGCTAGAAGGAATAAGAAAGAGTACAAGAGAAATGATTGAGGAGCAAGAAGCTGTTCGTGGCCGGCTTTTTACCATTCAAGATGTGATGCAGAGCACCGTCCGCGCATGGTTGCAG GACAGAAGCCTTAGAGTAACACACAACCTGGCCGTCTTTGGTGGCTGCGGCCTAGTTCTTTCCATAATCACCGGGCTATTTGGAATCAATGTTGATGGAATCCCTGGTGCGCAGAGTACGCCATATGCGTTCGGTCTATTTGCAGCCCTCCTGTTCGGTGTGGGAATCATCCTAATTATAATGGGGTTGATTTATCTTGGATTGAAACAACCCATCACCGAAGCACAGGTCCAAGTTAGGAAGATGGAGCTACAAGAGCTGGTCAAGATGTTTCAGCATGAGGCAGAAACTCATGCCCAGGTTCGTAACAAAGTTTCTCGGAATAACTTGCCCCCAACTGCTGGTGATTTCTTTTCGAGTAATGCAGATTATGTTCTCATCCAATGA
- the LOC133801022 gene encoding coatomer subunit zeta-1-like, producing the protein MESCPSVKNILLLDSEGKRVAVKYYSEDWPTNSTKEAFEKAVFTKTQKTNARTEAEIAMLENHIIVYKFVQDLHFFVTGGEEENELILATVLQGFFDAVGLLLRGNVDKKEALENLDLILLCLDEIVDGGIILETDSNVIAQKVASHSMDAGAPLSEQTISQALATAREHLARSLLK; encoded by the exons atg GAGTCATGCCCATCTGTGAAAAACATCCTTCTCCTTGATTCTGAAGGCAAGCGTGTTGCTGTCAAGTATTATTCAGAAGACTGGCCAACAAATAGCACAAAAGAAGCTTTTGAAAAAGCTGTGTTTACCAAGACCCAGAAAACAAATGCCCGGACAGAAG CGGAAATTGCTATGCTTGAGAACCATATTATTGTCTATAAGTTTGTTCAAGACCTTCATTTCTTTGTTAcgggaggagaagaagaaaacgAACTCATCTTGGCCACAGTTCTTCAGGGCTTTTTTGATGCAGTTGGTCTTCTTCTTAG AGGCAATGTAGACAAGAAGGAAGCTCTTGAGAACTTGGATCTCATTCTATTATGCCTTGACGAAATTGTTGATGGCGG CATTATCCTCGAGACTGACTCTAACGTTATAGCACAAAAGGTGGCAAGTCATAGTATGGATGCCGGGGCACCATTATCTGAGCAG ACAATAAGTCAAGCTCTGGCAACTGCTCGCGAACATCTAGCGAGATCTCTTCTTAAATGA
- the LOC133800472 gene encoding UDP-glycosyltransferase 89B2-like yields MSGSTTAGATHILVFPFPALGHMIPLLDFTHQIASQTPDLTITILATPKNLSLLSPLLSAHPSIHTLLLPFPPHPAIPDGVENVKDLPPGTYRFMFSAMAGLREPLTQWFRDHPSPPTAIISDMFLGWTYNLSVDLGIRRITFSPSGAYALALMQSLWRDMPKRRHPDPDGQNEVFSFPEIANCPKYPWWKLSALYRSYVEGDPESEIVRNSFLGNRASSGLIVNSFSELESVYVDHLKKDLGHDRVWAVGPARLQSDNPTGPTERGGSSSVSANHILSWLDKCGDRKVVYVCFGSEVVLRNDQMEELAKGLETSGVHFVWSVKRPNGSHVEGDCGKVPIGFEDRVTERGLVIKGWAPQVAIMRHRAVGAFFTHCGWNSILEAIVGGVPMLVWPMQADQYANATLLVDHLEVGNKVCEGNQTIPDSAELARAFAESLGENRVERQRIEKLREATIRATREGGSSTKNLESLVAYLKEITF; encoded by the coding sequence ATGAGTGGAAGCACCACCGCCGGAGCCACACATATCTTGGTATTCCCATTTCCAGCCCTAGGACACATGATACCACTCCTTGACTTCACACACCAGATCGCTTCCCAAACTCCAGACCTAACCATCACCATTCTCGCAACCCCAAAAAACCTCTCTCTCTTAAGCCCCCTCCTCTCCGCTCACCCTTCCATCCACACCctactcctccctttcccaccTCATCCCGCCATTCCTGATGGCGTTGAGAATGTCAAGGACCTGCCCCCCGGCACATATCGTTTCATGTTCTCCGCCATGGCTGGGCTTCGAGAGCCACTCACCCAGTGGTTCCGGGACCACCCATCGCCACCGACCGCCATCATCTCTGACATGTTCTTGGGTTGGACCTACAACCTCTCCGTCGATCTGGGTATACGTCGGATTACGTTCTCCCCATCCGGCGCTTATGCCTTGGCCCTCATGCAATCGTTGTGGCGCGACATGCCCAAGCGGCGCCACCCTGACCCCGACGGTCAAAATGAGGTCTTTTCGTTCCCCGAGATTGCGAATTGTCCGAAATACCCTTGGTGGAAGTTGTCTGCTCTGTACCGTTCCTACGTCGAGGGAGACCCGGAGTCAGAAATTGTCAGGAACTCGTTCCTTGGTAATCGGGCGAGCTCGGGACTCATCGTTAACTCGTTCAGCGAGTTGGAATCGGTTTATGTTGACCACCTGAAGAAAGATTTGGGCCATGATCGTGTTTGGGCCGTTGGGCCTGCACGGCTTCAATCTGACAATCCAACTGGGCCCACCGAGAGAGGTGGCTCTAGCTCAGTCTCTGCTAACCACATCTTGTCGTGGCTAGACAAGTGCGGTGATCGTAAGGTTGTGTATGTGTGCTTTGGTAGTGAAGTTGTTTTGCGCAATGATCAAATGGAGGAGCTCGCAAAGGGTTTGGAGACAAGTGGGGTCCATTTTGTTTGGTCAGTTAAGCGACCCAATGGATCACACGTGGAGGGTGATTGTGGGAAGGTTCCAATTGGGTTCGAAGATCGTGTGACTGAAAGGGGTTTGGTGATTAAAGGGTGGGCGCCACAAGTGGCGATAATGCGACATCGAGCTGTGGGCGCATTCTTCACTCATTGCGGGTGGAACTCGATCTTGGAAGCCATTGTGGGCGGAGTACCGATGCTAGTGTGGCCTATGCAGGCGGACCAGTATGCCAATGCCACTTTGTTGGTGGACCACTTAGAGGTAGGAAATAAGGTGTGTGAAGGGAATCAAACCATTCCTGACTCGGCCGAGTTGGCTCGAGCTTTTGCAGAATCATTGGGTGAGAACCGAGTCGAAAGACAACGAATTGAAAAATTACGTGAAGCGACAATTCGAGCCACTAGGGAAGGTGGTAGTTCTACTAAGAATTTAGAATCATTAGTTGCCTATTTAAAAGAGATAACATTTTAG